The genomic DNA AAAAAAACAAGAGAAGCCACAAGAAAAAGCAAAAGAATTATGGGAACAAGTATCTCAAAGAGAAAAAGAAGCTTTGGATGTAAAAGAAGAAGAAAATGAAAAAAGTATGATTGGGAAAAAACTTTGGGAGATAGCAGCACAAAAAGAAAAGGATGGTGAAAATTAATGAAAAAGCCAGCGGGAATAAAAGGAAAAAGGAGACAAGAAAGAATAGACCAAAAGGAAGTCAATGTTGATTTTGTGGTAAATTTTCCTTTAACTACATTTCAACAAAAGGCTATAGAACTTGTTTATTTTATGAGGGCAGTTAAGACAAGCCAGATAATTGATATCTTAGGATACAGTGAACGTTATGTAAGAAAACAATTACTAACACTTCATTTAAACCGGTTTTTGCATAGAAAGTTTCCTTCCAAAGAAAAAAAATCAAAAAGGGACTAATGAAGGATATTATTTATTAGATGATGCAGGAGCTATATTTATATCAGGTTATTATGAGCTTCCTATGAAAGATGTTAAGTGGAATAAAAGAGATAATTTAATAAAACCTGAGAAGTTACAGCATACTTTTAAAATTTGTGATGTTAGATCATCACTTGAAAAAGATGCAAGAAAAAAGGGACATAAGATAATTAATTGTGTATCTGATAGACATCTATATTTTCCATTTAAACATGAAGAAAATTCCTTTGTACTTAGACCAGATATGTATTTTAACTATATAACAGAAAGGAAACAATATACTTATTTCGTGGAAATTGATTTAGGCACTATGGCAATGACAGAAAATAGTTTTAAAACAAATTCTTTTGATAATAAGGTATATTACTATGAAAACTTCAAGTTAAGTGAAGCTTATAAGGAGTATTTAGAGGCATTTCCTAGAATTTTAGTAATAACAACAACAACAAATCGAGCTGAAAAACTAGCACAAGCTGTAAAAGAAAAACAAAAAACAAAAGTAGAATTTTTATTTACATCATTTGCATTATGGAAGGAGTATCCTACAGGACCTATATTTCTAAAAACAAATGGAGAATATACTTCAATGTTTGAATAAAATTTAACACAAATAAAAAATTTTTTGACATACATAAAAAAACGTATTAAAATTTAAATAAAGGAGGTGAGTCATTGTTTAGAAAATTCAAAAAAAATTCAAATAGTAAGTTATCAATTCAAGATTTAGAAAATGCAAAAAAGTCAAAGTTGAACATTAATAAAAACAAACAAAAAACTGTTTCACCTATAACTAGAACTTTTTTTAAGGGAGTTCAGGCAACAATATATGTAAGTCTTATAATTATATTCGTATTAGGAATATATCAAATAATAAAATCTAAACAACCAAAGATAATAAAAAATATTGTAGAGTACAATATTGCGGAATCAGAAAGTGAAACAGCTAAAGCTTTTGCACTTGCATTTGTAAAAGAATACCTTACATACAGTAATACGGAACAAGAAGATTATTTAAGAAGAATCAGACCATTTTTAATTAATGCACTTAGTAATACAGCAAGAATTGATTACTCAAAAGGAAGCAGTAGGGTGTTGAATGCTATTGTGTGGGATGTACAGAAACTAAATAATAATCATAGCAACATAATAATAAGAGCTAATATTCAAACCATAAATCAAGTAGATATAATAATAGAAAAAGGTATAGAAGGAGAAGAAATAACAAAACCAAAGATTGAAGAAAAAGTAGTATACATATCAGTTCCTATAGGATATTATGAGGACGGATATCTAGTAGAAGATTATCCGGTTTTCATGCCAGAGCCGCAACGTCCCACCGAAGCAAATTTTGAAACTTATACTGGACCAAAAACTGCTTTAGATGATGTAGAACAACAAATAGAAGAAGTACTATCCAATTTCTTTATAACATACTCTTCAGGAAATGAAGGACAGATAGCTTATTATATGGAAGATAATAAAAAAATTAAAGGGTATGAAGGTAAATATCTATTCAATAGCATTGAAACTTTAGATACATATGAAAATGGAAATGGCACTTATACAACTGTAACAGTTATAGGGATGAAAGATGAAGAGCTAGGAACACTTTATAGACAACGGTACCTTATTGAATTAATTAGAAAAACTGAAGGTAATTCAGATAGATTTTATATAAAAGATATTAAAATGAGAGGAAATAAATTTGTAGAGGAGGATGAATAATGAAATTAAAAAACTTCCAAAAATATGTTTTAATAATAAGCTATACACTAATCTTTATATTAATGTTTAGTGGTTTAGCATTAGCTGTTGATGATCCTGGAGTAAAAATGGGAAATTGGCTACAAAGAAATATTGGTGGACTAGCTATGGGAGCATTTGCTGTAATAGGGTTATTTTTATTATTCACAAGAAAATTTATGGCTTTAATAATATTTGTTGTATTTGGTGGTTTTGCTTCAATATTTATATTTAATGGAACAGAATTTGGACAAGCAATAGGTGATATTTTTATGGGATTTTTTAGATAGGTGATAAGTCATGGAAGAAGAATATAAAGTATTAAGGAGCTATTCGAAGGTATGGAGGATTGAAAGAATGTTTTATGAAATAGGAGGAATCAATCTTCCATTTCCTTTAGCTTTTAATGTTTTAATATATTACATTATATTTGTATTCTTAATATATACATTAAGAAATATATTTATGATAAACTGGATACCTTTTCTTTATAAGTATTTCATAATACCAGGAGCATTAGCTTATTTATTTAATAATAAGCTTTTAGATGGTAAGAATCCAGCAGGGTTTTTAAGAAGTATAATAATTCATTACTATATTATATTCTTTAAAGGTAGTAAAGTAGTTAGATATAGATATATAAAAATTAAAAAACAAAAAGCTAAGTATGCTAATAAAATAGCGTATAGAGTTCTTGAAAAAAACAAAAATGTTAAAGGCCTTGTTAGACCATAGCAAGGTCTTTTTTAGAAAGAAGGTGAAGTAGATTGGAAATTTTTAATAAGATTGATAGGAAGTTTTTAGTAACAGAATTTCAGTATCCAATAGAATATTATGAAGATAATTTGATATTAAAAAAAGATAAAGCAAGAAGAGTTAAAGGATGTTGGGCTGTATATCATTTAGTAGGATTCACATACAATTTTAAAAGCAAAAGAGAGAAAATGAAAATATTAAATTCAATGACTATATTTTGGACAATAAAAAACGATTTTCACATAAGAGGAGTACCTAGAACATCTTCTATAAGGGAAGATAATGAAAAAATGAAAAAAAGAGTTTCAGGACCCTTAAAGATTGAAGCAATAAAAGAAATTGATGCTGAAACACAAGATCTTGCAGAACTTTTAGGAGATGAAGGTAATGATTATGAATGGTATTTAATAGTAAAACTTGAAAATCCGAAAACTTTATTCCAAACAGTTAAAGAATTTGCTAAAAGTTTATACCAGGATCCTATACGAATGATTAATGAATATGCTGGGTTTAGTGAACCTGAAATATTCTTAAGAGAATTTGAATCTTACAAAATCTTGGAAGAAACAATGTACAATAGAATATCTAAAAACGCTAAAGTAGAAATAGCAGATGAATATATAATTCAATACTTAATTAGACATCAGTTTTATTTTGGTATAGGGGAACCTCCTATGAGGGGAGAAAAAACTAAAAATGACCGATTTAGAACTGATAAAAGTAAAACATGGAAACCACATGCAGAAATTATAGAAATAAATGGAGAAAAGGCAATAAGACCACATAGACAAAGTATTTTAAGTCTTACTGAAGGTGAAATTGATATATCACACATGAGACATTTAGAAATAACACAATTTAAAGATAAGGAGAGAAAGGCATAACAACTCTTATATAGTAGCATCACATATTCCTGATATACCATTTCCAGGAGGAGAATGGATATATCATCTTATTTCAAGTATGAAGTTTCCAATTACTATATCAATTAGATGTAGGACACAAGAATATAATGCTTCACTTTCAGAAGTAAGAAGAAAGCAAAGAGAACTTGCAGATCAGGGTGAGAATATACAAGGTTCAAACAATGCGATGCCACTTGATTTATTAGAATCAAATGAAGAAGCATATTTAATGGAACATGACCTAAAAAATAGGAAATTTCCATTATTAAATACAACAATAGTTATAGGAGTGGCAGCAAAGGATATAGATACATTTCCATAGAAGGATAGAAGATGTAAGAAATCATTTAGATGACATTCAAACTGAATGTCCCGCCGGTGACCAATTTTTACTTTTTAATGAAACGCTTCTAGGCGGAGAACAGTATGCATATGATTATATTCAAAAATTAACTCCAGAGCATTTAGCAGGGGCTATGATAGGAGCTATTACACAACTTGGAGACGAAATAGGGACATATATAGGGATAACAGGAATACTGAAAAAACCTGTAAAAGTGGATTTATGGAAACCTAGTAGAGTTCATAGACCTCCTAATGTTATAATGATTGGACCACAAGGGGGAGGAAAATCATTTGCAGCAGACCCTTTTAGCATTGAAAACCGCAAAAAGAGGAGCCAAAGTTCTCATAATAGACCCAAAAGGAGACCGTTGGAAATGGGAGCAAGATTTATATACTTTTAGAGACCAGGTAAAAGTAACAACATTTACAGCTGATATAAAAGATAAGGGAAAATTAGATCCATTTAATATTATGAGAGTAGGAATATCAAAAGAAAATTATATAGAGAGAATGAAGGAAGCTGCTAATTGGGCTATGGATATATGTATGTTTTTAATAGCAGCAGATAGAAAAGACCCTAGAACAAATATATTACTTCAAGCAGTAAATAGAGTAGTTAACAAATCTAATCCAGCTATGAATAAAATTATCGAAGAAATAAAAATAATAGGAGCTGAAGCTGATAAAGAAGAAAATATAATAAAGAAAAATATGTGTAATGAAATAGCAGAAACTCTTAATTCATATAAACAGATGGCTTATTCTTCATTACTTTTTGGGGATGGAGATGAAGAAGCAATAAGTCTTGAAAGAACAGTAAATGTACTACAAATACAAAATCTAGTATTTCCAGATGCAGAAACAGCACCAGAAAACTATACTTTCCAGGAAATAGTAGGGTATGCTTGTTTATTAGCAATAACGGGATATATAATGTTGTTTATTATGAGTGATAGAAAGGAATTAAGTATATTTGAGATGGACGAAGCAACAGTTTTAAGGGCGACAGCAGCAGGGAAAAATATATCAAATAAAATAATTAGAATGGCTAGAGCTTTGCAGTCTCCAGGAATTTTTATTTCTCAATCAATAGATGATATAGGAGATTCGAAGGTTTTAAATAACATTGGATATAAGTTTGCATTTAGAACTTCAGATGATGAAGAGATAGAAAAAACACTAAGAGCCTATGGTATAGAACCTACAGAGGAA from Caldisalinibacter kiritimatiensis includes the following:
- a CDS encoding conjugal transfer protein, whose translation is MFRKFKKNSNSKLSIQDLENAKKSKLNINKNKQKTVSPITRTFFKGVQATIYVSLIIIFVLGIYQIIKSKQPKIIKNIVEYNIAESESETAKAFALAFVKEYLTYSNTEQEDYLRRIRPFLINALSNTARIDYSKGSSRVLNAIVWDVQKLNNNHSNIIIRANIQTINQVDIIIEKGIEGEEITKPKIEEKVVYISVPIGYYEDGYLVEDYPVFMPEPQRPTEANFETYTGPKTALDDVEQQIEEVLSNFFITYSSGNEGQIAYYMEDNKKIKGYEGKYLFNSIETLDTYENGNGTYTTVTVIGMKDEELGTLYRQRYLIELIRKTEGNSDRFYIKDIKMRGNKFVEEDE
- a CDS encoding replication-relaxation family protein; translation: MESFLPKKKNQKGTNEGYYLLDDAGAIFISGYYELPMKDVKWNKRDNLIKPEKLQHTFKICDVRSSLEKDARKKGHKIINCVSDRHLYFPFKHEENSFVLRPDMYFNYITERKQYTYFVEIDLGTMAMTENSFKTNSFDNKVYYYENFKLSEAYKEYLEAFPRILVITTTTNRAEKLAQAVKEKQKTKVEFLFTSFALWKEYPTGPIFLKTNGEYTSMFE
- a CDS encoding ATP-binding protein, whose protein sequence is MQQTLLALKTAKRGAKVLIIDPKGDRWKWEQDLYTFRDQVKVTTFTADIKDKGKLDPFNIMRVGISKENYIERMKEAANWAMDICMFLIAADRKDPRTNILLQAVNRVVNKSNPAMNKIIEEIKIIGAEADKEENIIKKNMCNEIAETLNSYKQMAYSSLLFGDGDEEAISLERTVNVLQIQNLVFPDAETAPENYTFQEIVGYACLLAITGYIMLFIMSDRKELSIFEMDEATVLRATAAGKNISNKIIRMARALQSPGIFISQSIDDIGDSKVLNNIGYKFAFRTSDDEEIEKTLRAYGIEPTEENKEILSSLENGMCLFQDLEGRTGVVAIDAVFEEYINAFKTGAEDKEENEEVS
- a CDS encoding TcpE family conjugal transfer membrane protein, whose protein sequence is MEEEYKVLRSYSKVWRIERMFYEIGGINLPFPLAFNVLIYYIIFVFLIYTLRNIFMINWIPFLYKYFIIPGALAYLFNNKLLDGKNPAGFLRSIIIHYYIIFFKGSKVVRYRYIKIKKQKAKYANKIAYRVLEKNKNVKGLVRP